A stretch of Onychomys torridus chromosome 2, mOncTor1.1, whole genome shotgun sequence DNA encodes these proteins:
- the Otud6b gene encoding deubiquitinase OTUD6B isoform X1 — protein MAPRVRVEGWEVLGRLPCAAPPARVPGHPAGMEEVLAEELDEEEQLVRRHRKEKKELQAKIQGMKNAVPKNDKKRRKQLIEDVAKLEREMEQKHSEELEQLKLTFKESKIDSVAVNISNLVLENQPPRISKAQKRREKKAALEKEREERIAEAEIENLSGARHVENEKLVQILAARELEIKHIPSDGHCMYGALEDQLREQDCPLTVAALRKQTAEYMQSHSEDFLPFLTNPNTGNMYTPEEFRKYCDDIVNTAAWGGQLELRALSHILQTPIEILQADAPPIVVGEEYPRNPLILVYMRHAYGLGEHYNSVTRLVNSATENCT, from the exons ATGGCGCCCCGGGTGAGGGTTGAGGGGTGGGAGGTGCTGGGCCGCCTGCCGTGCGCGGCTCCTCCAGCGCGAGTGCCCGGCCACCCAGCAGGCATGGAGGAGGTCTTGGCGGAAGAGCTTGACGAGGAGGAGCAGCTGGTGAGAAGGCATcgcaaagagaagaaggagctGCAAG CCAAAATTCAGGGAATGAAGAACGCTGTTCccaaaaatgacaaaaagagGAGGAAACAACTCATTGAAGATGTAGCTAAGTTGGAGAGAGAAATGGAGCAAAAACATAGTGAAGAACTGGAGCAGTTGAAACTGACTTTCAAGGAGAGTAAG ATAGATTCTGTTGCTGTTAACATTTCAAACTTGGTACTTGAGAATCAACCACCTCGGATTTCAAAAGCACAAAAGAGACGG GAAAAAAAGGCTGCCTTGGAAAAGGAGCGGGAAGAAAGGATAGCTGAGGCTGAAATTGAGAACTTATCTGGAGCCAGACATGTAGAGAATGAAAAACTTGTTCAGATATTGGCAGCCAGAGAATTAGAAATTAAACATATTCCATCTGATGGTCATTGCATGTATGGTGCGCTTGAGGATCAGCTGAGAGAACAGGACTGTCCTCTGACTGTGGCTGCCCTACGGAAGCAGACTGCTGAGTACATGCAAAGTCATTCCGAAGACTTCCTGCCATTTTTAACAAACCCCAATACAGGAAACATGTATACTCCAG AGGAATTCAGAAAATACTGTGATGACATTGTAAACACTGCGGCATGGGGAGGTCAGCTTGAG CTAAGAGCTCTGTCTCATATTTTACAAACACCAATCGAGATACTCCAAGCAGATGCTCCTCCTATTGTAGTTGGTGAAGAGTATCCAAGGAATCCTTTAATACTAGT ataCATGAGGCATGCATATGGCTTAGGGGAACATTATAATTCTGTCACACGGTTGGTGAACTCAGCTACTGAAAATTGCACCTAG
- the Otud6b gene encoding deubiquitinase OTUD6B isoform X2, which yields MSKEKKAALEKEREERIAEAEIENLSGARHVENEKLVQILAARELEIKHIPSDGHCMYGALEDQLREQDCPLTVAALRKQTAEYMQSHSEDFLPFLTNPNTGNMYTPEEFRKYCDDIVNTAAWGGQLELRALSHILQTPIEILQADAPPIVVGEEYPRNPLILVYMRHAYGLGEHYNSVTRLVNSATENCT from the exons ATGTCTAAG GAAAAAAAGGCTGCCTTGGAAAAGGAGCGGGAAGAAAGGATAGCTGAGGCTGAAATTGAGAACTTATCTGGAGCCAGACATGTAGAGAATGAAAAACTTGTTCAGATATTGGCAGCCAGAGAATTAGAAATTAAACATATTCCATCTGATGGTCATTGCATGTATGGTGCGCTTGAGGATCAGCTGAGAGAACAGGACTGTCCTCTGACTGTGGCTGCCCTACGGAAGCAGACTGCTGAGTACATGCAAAGTCATTCCGAAGACTTCCTGCCATTTTTAACAAACCCCAATACAGGAAACATGTATACTCCAG AGGAATTCAGAAAATACTGTGATGACATTGTAAACACTGCGGCATGGGGAGGTCAGCTTGAG CTAAGAGCTCTGTCTCATATTTTACAAACACCAATCGAGATACTCCAAGCAGATGCTCCTCCTATTGTAGTTGGTGAAGAGTATCCAAGGAATCCTTTAATACTAGT ataCATGAGGCATGCATATGGCTTAGGGGAACATTATAATTCTGTCACACGGTTGGTGAACTCAGCTACTGAAAATTGCACCTAG